Proteins encoded within one genomic window of Triticum aestivum cultivar Chinese Spring chromosome 2D, IWGSC CS RefSeq v2.1, whole genome shotgun sequence:
- the LOC123051352 gene encoding uncharacterized protein isoform X1: MNLDNKCQQQQLSGSSSARPRTFWTSCPTCGTKYQYYHSILKRAVHCQNCSKAFIAHALTEQPVPFGPDQQFAEVWISAGVFSEIRLLQKFEPGQIWALYSDIDKFPNCYAFIEKVDLENNEVHAKWLELCPDGEMEERLVIDRTVGCGTYRVSTTHGIMIYTDTKPFSHPVHAIFTGRRNSYEIYPRKGEVWALLRGWDIGWSPDAHNQKNYKYEVVQVLSDFTTGTSIIVMPLVKIKVFVSLFMQSEVATPYLIPQDDTIWFSHYIPYRLMGATESKGIQEGALELDPAALPVNLEQPLTCLVSESMSVRGSEFDAKYAGSSGGNKSHKESKGAGERQHGTCMNGGIFAKAPVVENGEHYTPSAVEGTDVDEESDDAGVEVLCTDFFNFDQLRDVSQFRPNQIWAVYDTQSFMPRFYARITKVQMTPKFKVHFVWLEFDPTNKAEVTWSRGELPIACGCFNHGASDTAKETNMFSQIISCVKRKTGNLYEIYPRKGEVWALFKGWDIGWSSDADKHTDFEYEIVQVVSDFTTSTSIIVMLLVKIEGFVSLFKQSKEATPLVIPQDHTLMFSHCVPHHSVRGTEREGIPEGALELDPAALPPNMKRLLLLLFQKADQWKIALHRLQTNVCCRRFYLTRLPWQ, from the exons TCAGTATTACCATTCAATTTTGAAGAGAGCTGTCCACTGCCAGAATTGCTCGAAGGCCTTTATAGCACATGCTTTAACTGAGCAACCTGTTCCTTTTGGTCCAGATCAACAGTTTGCTGAGGTGTGGATAAGTGCAGGAGTATTTTCAGAAATTAGATTGCTTCAGAAGTTCGAACCTGGGCAGATCTGGGCTCTCTACAGTGACATAGATAAGTTTCCCAATTGCTATGCCTTCATAGAGAAAGTTGATCTCGAGAATAATGAGGTACATGCAAAATGGCTTGAACTTTGTCCTGATGGAGAGATGGAGGAAAGATTGGTAATAGATCGAACGGTTGGGTGTGGAACCTATAGGGTTTCCACCACCCATGGTATTATGATTTACACCGACACGAAACCTTTTTCTCATCCTGTACATGCGATATTCACTGGTAGAAGGAACTCTTATGAAATATATCCTAGGAAAGGTGAAGTCTGGGCCCTTCTCAGGGGATGGGATATTGGTTGGAGTCCAGATGCTCACAACCAAAAGAACTACAAGTATGAAGTTGTTCAGGTCCTCTCTGATTTCACAACTGGCACTAGCATCATTGTGATGCCACTTGTCAAGATAAAAGTCTTTGTTAGCTTATTTATGCAGTCTGAAGTGGCTACTCCATACCTGATACCTCAGGATGACACAATATGGTTTTCACATTATATCCCCTACCGTTTGATGGGTGCAACTGAAAGCAAAGGCATTCAGGAAGGAGCTCTTGAACTTGATCCTGCAGCGCTTCCCGTTAATTTGGAACAGCCTCTCACATGTCTCGTTTCAGAAAGCATGTCAGTAAGAGGCTCGGAGTTTGATGCCAAATATGCTGGTTCGTCTGGAGGAAATAAATCTCACAAGGAATCCAAAGGGGCTGGGGAGAGACAGCATGGTACATGCATGAATGGAGGGATCTTTGCAAAGGCACCAGTGGTAGAGAATGGGGAGCATTACACTCCCTCTGCTGTAGAAGGTACGGATGTTGATGAAGAATCTGATGATGCTGGAGTAGAAGTATTATGTACTGATTTTTTTAACTTCGACCAACTTCGAGATGTAAGTCAGTTTAGACCCAACCAGATCTGGGCTGTCTATGATACTCAAAGCTTTATGCCAAGATTTTATGCTCGGATTACAAAGGTACAAATGACCCCAAAGTTTAAAGTACACTTTGTTTGGCTGGAATTTGATCCCACAAATAAAGCAGAAGTGACATGGTCACGTGGGGAACTGCCTATTGCGTGTGGATGTTTTAATCATGGAGCGTCAGACACAGCTAAAGAAACTAATATGTTCTCCCAGATTATTTCCTGTGTGAAAAGAAAAACAGGAAACTTGTATGAGATATATCCTAGGAAAGGTGAAGTTTGGGCCCTTTTCAAGGGATGGGACATTGGTTGGAGTTCGGATGCTGACAAGCACACAGATTTTGAGTATGAAATTGTTCAAGTTGTTTCTGATTTCACGACAAGCACTAGCATCATTGTCATGCTGCTTGTAAAAATAGAAGGCTTTGTTAGCTTATTTAAGCAATCGAAAGAAGCAACTCCGTTAGTGATACCTCAGGATCACACGCTCATGTTTTCACATTGTGTCCCTCATCATTCAGTGAGGGGAACTGAAAGAGAAGGTATTCCAGAAGGAGCTCTTGAACTTGATCCTGCCGCGCTTCCCCCTAACATGAAGAGGCTTTTGCTTCTGTTGTTCCAGAAAGCAGATCAGTGGAAG ATAGCATTACACCGCTTGCAGACAAATGTCTGCTGCAGGAGATTCTATCTGACTCG CCTGCCATGGCAGTAA
- the LOC123051352 gene encoding uncharacterized protein isoform X2, with the protein MNLDNKCQQQQLSGSSSARPRTFWTSCPTCGTKYQYYHSILKRAVHCQNCSKAFIAHALTEQPVPFGPDQQFAEVWISAGVFSEIRLLQKFEPGQIWALYSDIDKFPNCYAFIEKVDLENNEVHAKWLELCPDGEMEERLVIDRTVGCGTYRVSTTHGIMIYTDTKPFSHPVHAIFTGRRNSYEIYPRKGEVWALLRGWDIGWSPDAHNQKNYKYEVVQVLSDFTTGTSIIVMPLVKIKVFVSLFMQSEVATPYLIPQDDTIWFSHYIPYRLMGATESKGIQEGALELDPAALPVNLEQPLTCLVSESMSVRGSEFDAKYAGSSGGNKSHKESKGAGERQHGTCMNGGIFAKAPVVENGEHYTPSAVEGTDVDEESDDAGVEVLCTDFFNFDQLRDVSQFRPNQIWAVYDTQSFMPRFYARITKVQMTPKFKVHFVWLEFDPTNKAEVTWSRGELPIACGCFNHGASDTAKETNMFSQIISCVKRKTGNLYEIYPRKGEVWALFKGWDIGWSSDADKHTDFEYEIVQVVSDFTTSTSIIVMLLVKIEGFVSLFKQSKEATPLVIPQDHTLMFSHCVPHHSVRGTEREGIPEGALELDPAALPPNMKRLLLLLFQKADQWKVRTLAPNTIIML; encoded by the coding sequence TCAGTATTACCATTCAATTTTGAAGAGAGCTGTCCACTGCCAGAATTGCTCGAAGGCCTTTATAGCACATGCTTTAACTGAGCAACCTGTTCCTTTTGGTCCAGATCAACAGTTTGCTGAGGTGTGGATAAGTGCAGGAGTATTTTCAGAAATTAGATTGCTTCAGAAGTTCGAACCTGGGCAGATCTGGGCTCTCTACAGTGACATAGATAAGTTTCCCAATTGCTATGCCTTCATAGAGAAAGTTGATCTCGAGAATAATGAGGTACATGCAAAATGGCTTGAACTTTGTCCTGATGGAGAGATGGAGGAAAGATTGGTAATAGATCGAACGGTTGGGTGTGGAACCTATAGGGTTTCCACCACCCATGGTATTATGATTTACACCGACACGAAACCTTTTTCTCATCCTGTACATGCGATATTCACTGGTAGAAGGAACTCTTATGAAATATATCCTAGGAAAGGTGAAGTCTGGGCCCTTCTCAGGGGATGGGATATTGGTTGGAGTCCAGATGCTCACAACCAAAAGAACTACAAGTATGAAGTTGTTCAGGTCCTCTCTGATTTCACAACTGGCACTAGCATCATTGTGATGCCACTTGTCAAGATAAAAGTCTTTGTTAGCTTATTTATGCAGTCTGAAGTGGCTACTCCATACCTGATACCTCAGGATGACACAATATGGTTTTCACATTATATCCCCTACCGTTTGATGGGTGCAACTGAAAGCAAAGGCATTCAGGAAGGAGCTCTTGAACTTGATCCTGCAGCGCTTCCCGTTAATTTGGAACAGCCTCTCACATGTCTCGTTTCAGAAAGCATGTCAGTAAGAGGCTCGGAGTTTGATGCCAAATATGCTGGTTCGTCTGGAGGAAATAAATCTCACAAGGAATCCAAAGGGGCTGGGGAGAGACAGCATGGTACATGCATGAATGGAGGGATCTTTGCAAAGGCACCAGTGGTAGAGAATGGGGAGCATTACACTCCCTCTGCTGTAGAAGGTACGGATGTTGATGAAGAATCTGATGATGCTGGAGTAGAAGTATTATGTACTGATTTTTTTAACTTCGACCAACTTCGAGATGTAAGTCAGTTTAGACCCAACCAGATCTGGGCTGTCTATGATACTCAAAGCTTTATGCCAAGATTTTATGCTCGGATTACAAAGGTACAAATGACCCCAAAGTTTAAAGTACACTTTGTTTGGCTGGAATTTGATCCCACAAATAAAGCAGAAGTGACATGGTCACGTGGGGAACTGCCTATTGCGTGTGGATGTTTTAATCATGGAGCGTCAGACACAGCTAAAGAAACTAATATGTTCTCCCAGATTATTTCCTGTGTGAAAAGAAAAACAGGAAACTTGTATGAGATATATCCTAGGAAAGGTGAAGTTTGGGCCCTTTTCAAGGGATGGGACATTGGTTGGAGTTCGGATGCTGACAAGCACACAGATTTTGAGTATGAAATTGTTCAAGTTGTTTCTGATTTCACGACAAGCACTAGCATCATTGTCATGCTGCTTGTAAAAATAGAAGGCTTTGTTAGCTTATTTAAGCAATCGAAAGAAGCAACTCCGTTAGTGATACCTCAGGATCACACGCTCATGTTTTCACATTGTGTCCCTCATCATTCAGTGAGGGGAACTGAAAGAGAAGGTATTCCAGAAGGAGCTCTTGAACTTGATCCTGCCGCGCTTCCCCCTAACATGAAGAGGCTTTTGCTTCTGTTGTTCCAGAAAGCAGATCAGTGGAAGGTCAGGACTTTGGCACCAAATACAATCATTATGCTGTAG
- the LOC123051353 gene encoding uncharacterized protein: MDRFQDGHHVRLRSLVHRTYLHAADDGESVTLSQIHGSLNAVWAVHIYNGGDDAAVGCDYGGGQRLLLHSAAYGRYLAATATPARLGHRGLRAELRDYDQPGVEAVMWQAVGSGFGDDVVLLRNVGGRYLRANGRYIRWNAGVSVDNSFSSMMYWVVEPIPAREDMPALPAPPPNPPYGYLLGVIYPEPERLIRFVRALNDGHYPEDPEDGGWQQFWFRGRSAFRLRDDLGFLVGAGVYYPNIAMCVRAGRHGRLTPLVVDLPDGGYGETLEIVVFLADTPAYNDLRHPDVHAE; this comes from the exons ATGGACCGCTTCCAGGACGGGCACCACGTGCGGCTGCGGAGCCTAGTGCACCGCACCTACCTCCACGCGGCCGACGACGGGGAGAGCGTCACCCTCAGCCAGATCCACGGATCCCTGAACGCGGTGTGGGCGGTGCACATCTACAACGGCGGAGACGACGCTGCTGTCGGCTGCGACTACGGCGGCGGCCAGCGCCTGCTCCTCCACAGCGCCGCCTACGGCCGCTACCTCGCCGCCACGGCCACGCCGGCGAGGCTCGGCCACAGGGGCCTCCGCGCGGAGCTGCGCGACTACGACCAGCCGGGCGTGGAGGCCGTCATGTGGCAAGCCGTGGGGTCGGGCTTCGGGGACGACGTCGTCCTGCTCCGCAACGTCGGCGGCCGCTACCTCCGCGCCAACGGCAGGTACATCCGCTGGAACGCCGGCGTCAGCGTCGACAACAGCTTCAGCTCCATGATGTACTGGGTCGTCGAGCCCATCCCCGCCAGAGAGGACATGCCTGCCCTTCCTGCCCCGCCGCCG AATCCTCCATACGGATACCTCCTCGGGGTCATCTACCCGGAGCCGGAACGGCTGATCCGGTTCGTGCGGGCGCTCAACGACGGGCACTACCCCGAGGACCCCGAGGACGGAGGCTGGCAGCAGTTCTGGTTCAGGGGGAGGTCCGCGTTTCGCCTGAGGGACGACCTGGGGTTCCTCGTTGGCGCCGGCGTGTACTACCCGAACATCGCCATGTGCGTCCGAGCGGGCCGCCATGGGAGGCTGACCCCGCTCGTCGTCGACCTGCCCGACGGCGGCTACGGCGAGACCCTCGAGATTGTCGTCTTCCTGGCCGACACCCCTG CCTACAATGATCTGCGACACCCGGATGTCCACGCAGAGTAG